From Carettochelys insculpta isolate YL-2023 chromosome 8, ASM3395843v1, whole genome shotgun sequence, a single genomic window includes:
- the GBX2 gene encoding homeobox protein GBX-2, translated as MRAACQPPLGMMQRPLGSGAAFSIDALIGSPPQPSPGHFVYTGYPMFVPYRPVVLPPPPPPPPPAPPLPGFCSSLAQGMALMATLPGGFAAAPQPPEAARKFAPHGLPGGFEKGDGARPEGQEGKGFAGKESGALLAYAAADAVQASLGAARGQAKEDAKAEEDSKSKEESFSMDSDLEYSSDDNITGQAAHKEEDSGHGLEENPQSANNSNTTTSTGKNRRRRTAFTSEQLLELEKEFHCKKYLSLTERSQIAHALKLSEVQVKIWFQNRRAKWKRVKAGNANSKTGEPSRNPKIVVPIPVHVSRFAIRSQHQQLEQGRP; from the exons ATGCgcgccgcctgccagcccccgctCGGGATGATGCAGCGCCCCTTGGGCAGCGGCGCGGCCTTCAGCATCGACGCGCTGATCGGCagcccgccccagcccagcccgggccACTTCGTCTACACCGGCTACCCCATGTTCGTGCCCTACCGGCCCGTGGTGCTGCCgccgcccccgccgccgccgccgcccgcgccGCCGCTGCCCGGcttctgctccagcctggcccagggcatGGCGCTCATGGCCACGCTGCCCGGGGGCTTCGCcgccgccccgcagcccccggaGGCCGCCCGCAAGTTCGCCCCGCACGGCCTGCCCGGCGGCTTCGAGAAGGGCGACGGGGCCCGGCCCGAGGGCCAGGAGGGGAAGGGCTTCGCGGGCAAGGAGAGCGGCGCCCTGCTGGCCTACGCCGCCGCCGACGCCGTGCAGGCTTCGCTAG GGGCTGCCCGGGGCCAAGCCAAAGAGGATGCCAAAGCGGAGGAGGACTCGAAGAGCaaagaggaaagtttctccaTGGACAGCGACCTGGAGTACAGCTCGGATGACAATATCACGGGCCAAGCCGCGCACAAGGAAGAGGACTCTGGCCACGGGCTGGAAGAAAACCCGCAGAGCGCAAATAACTCCAACACCACCACCTCCACGGGCAAGAACCGGCGGCGGCGGACGGCCTTCACCAgcgagcagctgctggagctggagaaggAATTCCACTGCAAAAAGTACCTGTCCCTGACCGAGCGGTCCCAGATCGCTCACGCCCTCAAACTCAGCGAGGTGCAGGTCAAAATCTGGTTCCAGAACAGGCGCGCCAAGTGGAAACGGGTGAAAGCCGGCAACGCCAACTCCAAAACGGGGGAGCCCTCCAGGAACCCCAAAATCGTGGTCCCCATCCCCGTCCACGTCAGCAGATTTGCCATCAGAAgtcagcaccagcagctggagcaagGCAGGCCCTGA